A genomic region of Miscanthus floridulus cultivar M001 chromosome 3, ASM1932011v1, whole genome shotgun sequence contains the following coding sequences:
- the LOC136544158 gene encoding BURP domain-containing protein 4-like, which produces MGCRALALLLLTLAVAVALPSSAAGGRGAKTGSSTEAISIQDIDAVFFPSPAQDQEVDPTGTKSTGRRTLPGTRWPPNGVARIGKAGGAMVPCHLMAYPYMVHYCHRLAADVEALRVKLMGLGDDGHAAAAAASGATAIAMCHANTTTWDARYFQMLNATRGEEICHFMPRNYVLWLPAAAL; this is translated from the coding sequence ATGGGCTGCCGCGCCCTGGCCCTGCTTCTCCTGACCCTCGCTGTCGCCGTGGCACTGCCATCGTCGGCGGCGGGGGGCAGAGGAGCCAAGACCGGGAGCAGCACGGAGGCGATCTCCATCCAGGACATTGACGCCGTGTTCTTCCCGTCCCCGGCCCAAGACCAAGAGGTAGACCCCACCGGCACCAAGTCCACGGGGAGAAGGACGCTGCCAGGTACACGGTGGCCACCGAACGGGGTGGCGCGCATCGGCAAGGCGGGAGGCGCCATGGTGCCGTGCCACCTGATGGCCTATCCGTACATGGTCCACTACTGCCACCGGTTGGCGGCGGACGTGGAGGCTCTCCGCGTTAAGCTGATGGGGCTCGGAGACGACGGCcacgcggcggcagcggcggccagCGGCGCAACCGCGATCGCGATGTGCCACGCCAACACGACGACCTGGGATGCCCGCTACTTCCAAATGCTGAACGCGACGCGCGGGGAGGAGATCTGCCACTTCATGCCGCGCAACTACGTGCTGTGGCTGCCTGCTGCTGCTCTGTAG